Genomic window (Streptomyces sp. SLBN-31):
ACGCGGTCTGGGCGCTGCAGAACTACGGCTTCAAAACCGTGATCTCCTCCCGCTTCGCGGACATCTTCCGCGGCAACTCGCTCAAGAACGGCCTGCTCACGGTGGTTCTGGAGCAGAAGATCGTGGACGCGCTGTGGGACCTCACCGAGAACGACCCCACTGCTGAGGTCACTGTGGACCTTGAGGCGCGTGAGGTGCGTGCCGAGGGCATCACCGCCGCCTTCGAGCTCGACGAGAACTCCCGCTGGCGGCTGCTGAACGGGCTGGACGACATCTCCATCACCCTCCAGAACGAGGCCGACATCGCCGCGTACGAGGCGAAGCGGCCGTCGTACAAGCCGCAGACGCTCCGGGTCTGATCCCCGGCAGCCGGGCAAGACCAGTTTCAGCCACTCAGTACCCCCGATCGGCTCCGATCGGGGGTACTGCCGTGTCTGCACCCGAACGGTCCCGCACGAAGGCTGGCCTTCGTTCAACTTCCCACGTTAAAACGGTTGTTGCCGGGGTACGCGAGGTCCGTAGCCGTGACTTCCGCAGACGCCCGGACGGCCGTTTGAGGTGGCAGTTGCACCCTGGGCAGGCGACAACTCGCCCCAGATGGCACAATCTGTGCATGGAACACGACGGCCAACTCGAGCTCTATGCGGCAGTCGCGGACCGACTCAAAGAAGCGCACTCAAGGGTGCGTGCACTGCAAGTCCCGGAGGGCGTACGGATGGCGCTGACCCGGAAGCTGCTGGTCATTACGGCCGCGGCCAAGCACGATCTCGCCGACGCGGCAAGGCGACTGGAGGCGTTCACCGCGGACCTCGACGAGGGGCGAATCCCCGAAGAGGACCGTTGATCGCAGCCGGGACAGCCGAGTTCGTTGCGGCGCATGGGTGATAAGCCCGTTTCGTGTTTGATTTGCGGTATATATCTGCCTAACGTGCGAAAAAGCTTGAACACTTTCGTTCTGGCGATGTCTCCGAAGGGGAAGACGTGAACAAGGCGCAGCTCGTAGAAGCGATTGCCGACAAGCTGGGCGGCCGCCAGCAGGCCGCCGAGGCTGTCGACGCGGTCCTGGACGCCATCGTCCGCGCGACCGTCGCCGGAGACCGGGTCTCGGTCACCGGCTTCGGTTCGTTCGAGAAGGTCGACCGTCCGGCCCGCTACGCCCGCAACCCGCAGACGGGCGAGCGGGTTCGGGTCAAGAAGACCTCCGTTCCGCGCTTCCGCGCGGGCCAGGGCTTCAAGGACCTGGTCAGCGGCTCGAAGAAGCTCCCGCGCGGCGGCGAGGTCGCCGTCAAGAAGGCCCCCAAGGGCAGCCTGAGCGGCGGCGCGACCGCGACCGTGAAGAAGGCCGCGGCGAAGAAGACCACGGGCGCCGCGAAGAAGACCACCGCGAAGAAGACGACGGCCAAGAAGACCACGGCCGCCGCCGCGAAGAAGACCACCGCCAAGAAGGCGACGGCGAAGAAGACCACGGGCGCCGCCAAGACCACCGCGGCGAAGAAGACCACCGCCAAGAAGGCCGCGGCCAAGAACGCCCCGGCGAAGAAGGCGACGGCCAAGAAGGCCCCCGCCAAGAAGTCGACGGCTCGCACCACCACCGCCAAGAAGGCCACGGCCCGCAAGAGGTAACGGGCACAGGGGCACTCACGCGCCGGGCCGGACTCCGTGACGGAGTCCGGCCCGCGGCGTGTTCAGAACGTCTGGAGCGTGATCAGGGTGATGCGCCGGCCGCTGGTCTCGACACGGACCCGCTGCCCGGGGCGCAGCAGCCGCAGACCGCCCGCGTCGAACGCCTCCCTGTCGAAGGCCATCGGGGTGCCGTCGTCCAGGAGGACCTGTCCGCTGCGGGTCTCGGGGTCGTACGTGTATGCGGTGGCCTGCATGATGGGCAGCCTACTGCCCGGGGATCAGCACCTGCGCGGCCACCGCGGCCGTCCGGCGGCCCACCCCGAGCGCCAGCGCCGCGCGCAGGTCGTCGCCGGTGTCCACGTCCTGGCGTACGGAATCCACCTCTGTGAGCGCCAGTTCCGCGGCGCCGGACGCGCGGTGCCGGGCCCGGGAATCCGGACCGAAAGCGGGGCGCAATTCCCGGCCCGGTGACGCGGCCAGCAAGGTGGTGCCGATTGCGGCCGCATCGGCCAGGAAAGCGCGGGGGAATTCCGCGGCCGCGTCCAGGACCCGGCACAATTCCAGCGGACGCAGCGCCGGCAGATCGGCGTTCAGGGCGGCCAAGGCGCTGTCGGGGCGGTCGGCGCGGACGGCGGCCGCGCCGTGCGCCAGGGCCGCGTTGAGGCCGCCGTGCGGCTCGTCGGTGACGATGCGGGCGCCGAGCGAGGCCAGCTCGCGGCCCGCCAGGGCGTCGTCCGTGACGACCGCCACATCCTTCACCGCCGGGCAGGCCAGCGCGGCTGCCACGGTGTCCTGCGCGAACGCCAGGGCGAGACTCGGGCGGACTCCGGCATGAGCGGTGTCCGAGAGCCTGCTCTTGGCCCGCGCCAAGGGTTTCAGGGGTATGACCAACGTCCACTGCACGAGCGTTCCGCCCCTCTCCTGTCGCGGTCATTGTCACTCAGCCGTCACCCGGGCCATCTGGCGGTCGTGCCGTCGGGGCGTACGGTGTTCTCGACAGACCGGCGGCCTGGGGCGACACTTGTGCGGCCCCCAGGTCCGATGTACCGGGCCGACGTCCTTGGCCCCTAGAGGAAGGTGCGCGCGTGCCCCGCCGCAGAATCGGCTTCTGGTACCGCTTCGCCGCGGTGATCTGCAAACCGCCGCTGGTGGCTCTGATCAAGCGGGACTGGCGCGGAATGGAGCACATTCCGGCCGAGGGCGGATTCATCACCGCGGTGAACCACAATTCCCACGCGGATCCCTTCGCGTACGCGCACTATCAGTACAACACCGGACGGGTTCCGCGATTCCTCGCGAAGAGCGGCCTTTTCAAGAAGGGATTCGTCGGAGCCGCGATGCGCGGCACCGGACAGATCCCCGTCTACCGCGAGTCCACGGACGCGCTCAGCGCGTTCCGCGCCGCCGTCGACGCCGTGGAGCGCGGTGAGTGCGTCGTGTTCTACCCCGAGGGAACGATCACCCGGGACCCGAACGGCTGGCCCATGACGGCCAAGACGGGCGCCGCCCGGGTCGCCCTGCAGACCAAGTGCCCGGTCATCCCCGTCGCCCAGTGGGGAGCCAACGAACTGCTGCCGCCGTACAGCAAGAAGGCTTACGTCCTGCCGCGCAAGACCCACCATGTGCTCGCGGGCCCGCCCGTGGACCTCTCGCGCTTCTACGACAAGGAGATGACCGCGGAGGTCCTCAGGGAGGCCACCGAGGTCATCATGGCCGCCATCACCCGCCAGCTGGAGGAGATCCGCGGCGAGAAGGCGCCCGAGACCCCCTACGACCCGCGCCGCGAGCGGATCGAGCAGCGGCGCAGGACGCAGGCGCAGACGCAGACCAAGGCAGAGCAGGAAGAGGGGCAGGGCACGTGAGCAAGCCCGTCAAGGCGGCCGTCTTCAGCGCCGGTTCGTGGGGCACCGCGTTCGGGATCGTGCTGGCCGACGCGGGGTGCGAGGTCACCCTGTGGGCCCGGCGTCCGGAGGTGGCCGAGGCCATCAACTCCCGCCGTACGAACCCCGACTACTTCCCCGGCGTGGAGCTTCCGGAGAACGTGCGGGCCACCACCGACCCCGCCGAGGCCGCCGCGGGCGCCGACTTCACGGTCCTGTCCGTGCCCTCCCAGACCCTGCGCGCCAACCTCGCCGAGTGGGTGCCGCTGCTCGCGCCCGACACGGTCCTGGTGTCGCTGATGAAGGGCGTCGAACTCGGCTCCACCATGCGGATGAGCGAGGTCATCGAGGACGTCGCCAAGGTCGGCGCCGACCGTATCGCCGTCGTCACCGGGCCCAACCTGGCGCGGGAGATCGCCGCCCGGATGCCGGCCGCCGCCGTGGTCGCCTGCACCGACGAAACGGTCGCCCGGCGACTGCAGGCCGTCTGCCACACCCCGTACTTCCGGCCGTACACCAACACCGACGTCGTGGGCTGCGAACTCGGCGGCGCCGTGAAGAACGTCATCGGTCTCGCCGTCGGCATCGCCGACGGCATGGGCCTCGGTGACAACGCCAAGGGCTCGCTCATCACGCGCGGGCTCGCGGAGACCACGCGGCTCGGTGTCGCGCTGGGCGCCGACCCGCTGACGTTCGCCGGACTCGCGGGCCTCGGCGACCTGGTCGCGACCTGCTCCTCGCCGCTGTCGCGCAACCACACCTTCGGCACCAACCTCGGCAAGGGCATGACCCTGCAGGAGACCATCGCGGTCACCAAGCAGACCGCCGAGGGCGTCAAGTCGTGCGAGTCCGTGCTGGGTCTGGCCCGCCGGCACGGCGTCGACATGCCGATCACCGAGACGGTCGTCGCCATCGTGCACGAGGGCAAGCCGCCGGTCGTCGCCGTCAAGGAGCTGATGTCGCGCAGCGCGAAGCCCGAACGACGCTGAGCGACGCCGCCGGTGGCACGCTGTCTCAGGGCACTACCACCGGGTACTCTCAACGCGATATGAGCACCGAGAACCTTCCCCAGAGCCCTGAGCAGCCGCCTCGCAAGCCGCGCGTGGCCGTCGTGTTCGGCGGGCGCAGCTCCGAACACGGGATCTCCGTGGTCACCGCGGGCGCCGTCCTCAAGGCCATCGACCGGACCAAGTACGACGTCCTGCCGATCGGCATCACGCGGGAAGGACGCTGGGCCCTCACCGCCGACGAACCGGAACGCATGGCGATCACCGACCGCCGTACGCCCGAGGTCGAGGACGTGGCCGAGTCCGGCGAGGGCGGCGTGGTGCTCCCGCTGGACCCCGGCAACCGCGAAGTCGTCGTCAGCGAGCCCGGATCGGTGCCCAAGGCGCTCGGTGA
Coding sequences:
- the leuD gene encoding 3-isopropylmalate dehydratase small subunit; this encodes MEAFTKHTGRAVPLRRSNVDTDQIIPAHWLKKVTRDGFEDGLFEAWRKDADFILNRPERQGATVLVAGPDFGTGSSREHAVWALQNYGFKTVISSRFADIFRGNSLKNGLLTVVLEQKIVDALWDLTENDPTAEVTVDLEAREVRAEGITAAFELDENSRWRLLNGLDDISITLQNEADIAAYEAKRPSYKPQTLRV
- a CDS encoding HU family DNA-binding protein is translated as MNKAQLVEAIADKLGGRQQAAEAVDAVLDAIVRATVAGDRVSVTGFGSFEKVDRPARYARNPQTGERVRVKKTSVPRFRAGQGFKDLVSGSKKLPRGGEVAVKKAPKGSLSGGATATVKKAAAKKTTGAAKKTTAKKTTAKKTTAAAAKKTTAKKATAKKTTGAAKTTAAKKTTAKKAAAKNAPAKKATAKKAPAKKSTARTTTAKKATARKR
- the cofC gene encoding 2-phospho-L-lactate guanylyltransferase, with the protein product MQWTLVIPLKPLARAKSRLSDTAHAGVRPSLALAFAQDTVAAALACPAVKDVAVVTDDALAGRELASLGARIVTDEPHGGLNAALAHGAAAVRADRPDSALAALNADLPALRPLELCRVLDAAAEFPRAFLADAAAIGTTLLAASPGRELRPAFGPDSRARHRASGAAELALTEVDSVRQDVDTGDDLRAALALGVGRRTAAVAAQVLIPGQ
- a CDS encoding 1-acyl-sn-glycerol-3-phosphate acyltransferase; this encodes MPRRRIGFWYRFAAVICKPPLVALIKRDWRGMEHIPAEGGFITAVNHNSHADPFAYAHYQYNTGRVPRFLAKSGLFKKGFVGAAMRGTGQIPVYRESTDALSAFRAAVDAVERGECVVFYPEGTITRDPNGWPMTAKTGAARVALQTKCPVIPVAQWGANELLPPYSKKAYVLPRKTHHVLAGPPVDLSRFYDKEMTAEVLREATEVIMAAITRQLEEIRGEKAPETPYDPRRERIEQRRRTQAQTQTKAEQEEGQGT
- a CDS encoding NAD(P)H-dependent glycerol-3-phosphate dehydrogenase — translated: MSKPVKAAVFSAGSWGTAFGIVLADAGCEVTLWARRPEVAEAINSRRTNPDYFPGVELPENVRATTDPAEAAAGADFTVLSVPSQTLRANLAEWVPLLAPDTVLVSLMKGVELGSTMRMSEVIEDVAKVGADRIAVVTGPNLAREIAARMPAAAVVACTDETVARRLQAVCHTPYFRPYTNTDVVGCELGGAVKNVIGLAVGIADGMGLGDNAKGSLITRGLAETTRLGVALGADPLTFAGLAGLGDLVATCSSPLSRNHTFGTNLGKGMTLQETIAVTKQTAEGVKSCESVLGLARRHGVDMPITETVVAIVHEGKPPVVAVKELMSRSAKPERR